A stretch of DNA from Streptomyces sp. NBC_01197:
GTACGACCTGATCGTCGACTTCAGCAAGCTGCCCATGGGCACGAACGTCACCCTGACGAACTACAACGCGCCCGTCCACTACCCGACCGGCGTCGGACCGGAAATCTCGGAAGTCATGCAGTTCCAGGTCACCAAGCCCTTGTCCCGCGCGGACAGGACGACGCTGCCCGGGAAACTCGAACTGCCGCCGGTCGAGCCCATCGAGCCCGAACCGGACACCCCGCGGCGGGAATGGGTGGTGTACCAGCACAAGCTGTTCACCACCATGACATTCAACGCGGTGCCGTTCTATGCGCCGTCCCAGGACTTCATCAAGGCGGGCTCGACCGAGATCTGGGAGTACATCAATCCCAACCACGACGCCCACCCGATGCATGTCCACCTCGTCAACTTCCAGGTGTTGAACAGGCAGCCACTCGACGCGGCCGGATACCAGGAGGATTACGAGAAGTGGCTTGACGGCGGCCGCAAACCGGAGGACAGGCCGGTGTTGGCGAACTATCTGACCGGCCCACCGATTCCGCCGGACCCGGATGAAGCGCAGTCCCACAAGGACACGGTCAAAGTCTATTCCGAGATGGTGACCAGAATCATCATTCAGGGATTCGATCCACCGACGGACTCGCTCGCGGGTATCCCCGGTAGCGGCACCGAGTTCCCGGCGACGTACATCCATCACTGTCACATTTTCGAACACGAAGATGACGACCTGATGCGCCCCTGGACCATCGTCAAGGCGGACGACTGACGGAAAGGGCACAACGGAGCTCCGGCCGGCCTCGTGCGACCGTTCCAGAAGGTTGACGTCGTCAAGGCCGGGGCTCCGGCGCTGCTTTCTGGGGCGCGGGGCGGGCTCATAGAAGCGGAAGAAGAGCCTCAAGTGCAGGATTGTCGTTGTTTTTACGCCATACGTAGTCGAGCTCGACGGGCTGGGGCTGGTCGGGCAGGTGCAGCAGCCGGTAGACGACACCCTGGTGCTGCATGGTCCTCGCGGCTTCGGGGACCAGGGCGATGCCCCAGCCGGTGTTGACCAGGGCGAGGATGTTGTGGACCTGGCTGAGGTACTGGGTGAACACCGGCCGTACCCCTGCGGCGCGGAACGTGGTGAGCAGCAGTTCGTGAAAGTAGCGGGCCTCGATGGGGGAGTACATCAAGAAGTCCTGACCGTCGAAGTCCGCCAGTTCGATGGGCCCGTCGACGGCTGCCAGCGGGTGGGCGGCGGGCAGCGCGGCCACCAGGCCCTCCTTGACGGCGGTGCGTGCGGTCAGGTCGTTGCCCACTGCTGACGGGCGGATCAGACCGAGGTCGAGAGAGCCCTCGCCGAGAGCCTCCAACTGGTCGCGGGTGACCAGCTCGTGGAGCAGTATCTCCACCCCTGGCAGCGAACTGCGGGCGATGTCGAGGAGCTCACCGAGCGCGGAGTAGGCACTGGCGGCGGTGAAGCCGACGGCGATCGCGCCGGACTCTCCGGTCGGCACCCGGCGCACGGCGAGGGTGGCGCGCTCGGCCTGGCGCACGATGCGGCGCGCCTCCGAGAGGAAGGCCCGGCCTGCGGGCGTCAGCCGCACTCTGCGGTTGGTGCGGTCCAGCAGCCTCACACCCAGGTCGTTCTCCAGCAGCTGGATCTGCCGGCTCAGCGGCGGCTGGGTCATACGCAGTCGCTCCGCGGCCCGGGTGAAGTGCAGCTCCTCCGCCACGGCCACGAAACACGACAGCTGAGTCAACGTGAACAATGATGCCCTCCTTGAATGGTCACATCCAAAACTTATGTTGGACGTGGATCAATCGCGACCGTAGCGTTCGGATCTGCGGTCGGACACCGCCTTCCCGCTCCTGGGCCGTGCGGCCCTGTCCTCCACGCCCGCACCATCCCGACCGGACCGACCCAGGGACACGAAGTGGCGACCACGACGAACACGACAACTCACGCCGCACACGCCGCACTCGCCGTGCCCTCCGCGGGCGAAGCCACCCTCGACCGCATCGCCTGGCTACGTCTTTCTTCGGTGACCCTGCCGCTGGCCACGCCGATCAGTGACGCGAAGGTTCTGACCGGCCGCCAGAAGCCGATGACGGAGGTCGCCTTCCTCTTCGTGGAGATCGTCACCGAGCAGGGGCACGAGGGCATCGGCTTCAGCTACTCCAAGCGGGCAGGCGGCCCCGGCCAGTTCGCCCACGCCCGGGAGATCGCCGACGTCCTGATCGGGGAGGACCCCAGCGACATCGGCAAGATCTGGACCAAGCTCCTGTGGGCCGGAGCGTCAGTGGGCCGCAGCGGACTGGCCACCCAGGCGATCGCCGCCTTCGACGTCGCGCTGTGGGACCTCAAGGCCAAGCGGGCCGGTCTGCCGCTGGCCAAGCTGCTCGGCGCCCACCGCGACTCCGTGCGCTGTTACAACACCTCCGGCGGCTTCCTGCACACGCCGACAGCACAGGTTCTGGAAAACGCCACCTCATCTCTGGACGGCGGCATCGGCGGCATCAAGATCAAGGTCGGCCACCCCGACGGCAGATACGACCTGGCCCGTCTGACTGCGGTGCGCGAGCACATCGGCGACGACGTGCCGCTCATGGTCGACGCCAACCAGCAGTGGGACCGGCCCACCGCACAGCGCATGGGCCGCGCCATGGAAGAGTTCAACCTGGTCTGGATCGAGGAGCCCCTCGACGCGTACGACGCGCAGGGCCACGCCGCGCTCGCCGCCTCCCTGGACACCCCCGTCGCCACCGGCGAGATGCTGGCCAGCGTCGCTGAGCATGTCGAGCTGATCCGGCACAACGCCGCCGACGTCATCCAGCCCGATGCCCCCCGCATCGGGGGTATCACCCAGTTCCTCAAGCTCGCCGCTCTCACTGAGCACCACCAGTTGCAGCTCGCACCGCACTTCGCGATGGAGATCCATCTCCACCTTGCCGCCGCCTATCCGATCGAACCCTGGGTGGAGCACTTCGACTGGCTGGAGCCGCTGTTCAACGAGCGCCTGGAGATCCGGGACGGACGCATGTACGTCTCCGCCCGCCCCGGCCTCGGCTTCACGCTCAGCGATCAGGCCCGAGCCTGGACGGTCGACGATCACGAGGCCGGCGCCCGCCCCTGCGCCTGACCTTCATGGCCACCCCGCTCCGCCCCTCCCTCAACCCGCCGCAGCGCCGCCAACCTGCCGATAACCGCAGAGAGTAAGAGGAGGTCGACAGAGCGTTCGCCACGTCTGCTCCGGGGTGGCTGCGAGGCGCCGCGACTGTGAGCCTGCCCATAGGACCTACGTCATGTACGAGGCATGGCAGTAGGGGATGCGCGGAGGGTGGCTGACCGGGCACCGGGGTCGTCGACGCCGCTCCGGGCCCGCACTACGTACACAGGTAGTAAGGGGCCTCGTTGCCCCCGCCTTCCAGCGGCGCTAACCATGGTCCGAGTCCCGGGGAGCTGAGTGCCGGACCGGTCGGGCCCCGCCCGCCACCGCTGCTCCGGCCCACGACACGTAGCTCCGCTGCCGCGGTCCCCGCGACCACCCACAAGTACGGCTCCATCGACAACGTCGACTCCGCCTACTGAGCACCCGCACACAGCGGACAGAGCACGCAGGACAGCAAGCCGAAGGACTGATAGCTGATGGCGTACGAGAGTGGGAACGCGATACCCGGGCCGGCCGGTGACGGGCCGCCCGGGCGGCGGCGTCCGCGTCGCAGGGCGCTGCGGATCACCGCCTGGGCCGCCCTCGGCGTACTGGCGGTGGGAGGCGGAGGCGCGGCGTACCTCTGGTCGCACCTCAACGGCAACGTCAAGGGCGTCGACATCAACGCGGCCCTCGGACACGACCGGCCCAGCGACGCGCACAACGGCGCGATGAACATTCTCCTCCTCGGGTCCGACTCGCGGGCGGGGACGCACGGCGAGTACGGGAAGGGCATCAGCGGCGCCCGGTCCGACACGACGATGGTTCTCCACGTGGACAAGACTCACAAGAAGGCGAGCGTCGTCAGTATTCCGCGGGACACGATGGTGGACCGCCCCGCGTGCCCGAAGCCGCACGGCGGCACCGTGCCCGGCGCGCACCAGGCGATGTTCAACGAGTCCTATGAGGTGGGTGGCCCCGGTTGCACCGTGAAGACGGTCGAGAAGATGTCCGGTGTCCGCATGGACCACTACGTCGAAGTCGACTTCAACGGTTTCAAGAAGCTCATCGACCAGCTCGGCGGTGTGAACATCACGACCAGCCAGGCGATCGACGACAGCGACAGCCATCTCAACCTGTCCGCCGGCAAGCACACGCTCAAGGGCGAGCAGGCCCTCAGCCTGGTACGGACCCGGCACGGTGTGGGCGACGGCAGTGACCTCGGCCGTATCCAGCTCCAGCAGGCGTTCATCAAGGCCCTGACCGAAAAGGTCGACAACATCGGCCTGCTCGGCAACCCGGCCAAGCTCTACGACCTCGCCGACACCGCGACCCGGACCGTCAGCGCCGACTCCGGGCTGGCGTCCGCGAACAAGCTGCTGGGTCTGGCGAAGGACCTCAAGGGCATCAGCCCGAAGAACATGAACATGGTCACGATGCCGGTGACTTACGACCGTCAGGCCCCGGACCGGGTCCTGCCTCTCACCAAGGCATCCCAGCAGGTCTGGAAGGCGCTGCGGGACGACAAGCCGATACCGAAGTCCGCCGTGCAGAACTCGGTGGGCGACAAGGGCAAGTCACCGGTCACCGCGAGCGCTTGACGTCGCGCCGCCCCCGGCGCTTGTCCATAACAACTCGTCGTTCCCACCTCTCCGCCCTCGACTCATGAGGCGGAGAGTGCCGGGCCGTCGGAGCCGCTGGGCTCCGGCGGCCCGTTCGCGCTGTGCACGAGGCGTCGGCTGGAGGTCATGAGGGCCGCCGGGCGGTCGGCGCGCCTCCGGTGCGACGGGGGAACGTCACTCCACCGCGGAAACCAGGCTGAGTACGGGCGCGGCCTGGTCCGTGAGCTGGTGCAGTTGGTTCAGTTCGTTCAGGTGGTTCACACCGGCCAGCTGGTCTTTCACCTTCGGCAGCCGGGCCGCGTACGGCGCGGGGATGCCGCTCGTGGCGACGGCATCGAGCTCGCCGATGGGATTCAGCTTCGAGCCGGCCCGGCCGGCGGCGTCAGCGGCATGCGCTGACGACATGGCAAGGCACGGGAGAGCGGCAGCGAGAGCGAGACATGCGGCGATTCGTCGCGTTGTGGTCATACATGTGCAAACGCTCTGAAGAGCCGATGGACACGGCGGATACCGGCTCCTGGTGGACTGCGCTCGTCTCTGATGCATCTGAATCTATAAATCAGATGACCTGCAACGGAAACATCTGTTGGACAGAATTTCCGGCACGGCCGAGGATTTCCCGTGCGGTAGCACAGTCAACGCGACACAGGGATGAACTACCGCCTGAGTGGAGGCTGAAGTGCCAAGTGAAGAGACCGAAGTAGTCGTCGTCGGGGCCGGCCAGGCGGGCGTGGCGATGAGCGAGCACCTGGGAGCCTGCGGCATACCGCACATCGTCCTGGAGCGGAACCGTATCGCCGAGCGGTGGCGCTCGGAGCGTTGGGACTCCCTGGTCGCGAACGGGCCTGCGTGGCACGACCGGTTCCCGGGGCTGGAGTTCGCCGATGTCGACCCCGATGCCTTCGCCTCGAAGGACCAAGTCGCGGACTACTTCACTGCGTACGCCGAGAAGATCGGTGCCCCCGTCCGTTGCGGTGTCGAGGTGAACTCGGTGCGCAAGCACACCGGCCGGCCCGGCTTCCGGGTCGAGACGTCGGAGGGCTCCGTCGGCGCACGCTTCGTCGTGGCTGCGACCGGACCGTTCCAGCGGCCCGTGATCCCGCCCATCGTCCCGGACGGCACCGTCCCCGTACAGATCCATTCCAGCGGGTACCGCAATCCGGAGCAGCTGCCCGATGGCGCGGTTCTCGTGGTCGGGGCCGGCTCATCGGGGGTGCAGATCGCCGACGAGCTGCGCCAGGCGGGCCGCCGGGTCTTCCTCTCCGTCGGGCCTCACGACCGTCCGCCCCGCGAGTACCGCGGACGTGACTTCTGCTGGTGGCTCGGTGTGCTCGGGCTCTGGGACGCGGAGACGCCTCCCCAGGGCGCCGAACATGTCACCATCGCGGTCAGCGGTGCCCGGGGCGGCCACACCGTGGACTTCCGTGCCCTGGCCGGCACCGGCATCGAGCTCGTCGGCCTGACCGCGTCCTGTGACGACGGCGTACTGCGCTTCGCGCCGGATCTCGCCACGAACATAGCCGTCGGCGACGCCAAGTACCTCGCGCTTCTTCAGGCGGCCGACGCGTACGTCGAGCGCAACGGGCTCGACCTTCCCGAGGAGCCGGAGGCCCATGTCCTGGGCCCGGACCCGGAATGCGTGACCGACCCGCTCCTGGAGCTCCGCCTGGCCGAGGCCGGTGTCACCTCGATCGTGTGGGCGACGGGCTTCGCCACCGACTACAGCTGGCTCGATGTCGACGCTTTCGACGAGAACGGCCGGCCGGACCAGCGACGAGGAGTGTCCTCCGAACCCGGCGTCTACTTCGTGGGCCTGCCCTGGCTGTCCCGCCGCGGGTCGAGCTTCATCTGGGGCGTCTGGCACGACGCCAGGTACATCGCCGACCACATCGCGACCCAGCGGGGCTACCTCGCGTACACCACCACCGACCGGACCGGCGCCGTGCCGGCGACGCAGCAGAACTGAGGAGCAGACGATGACCTCCACGAGCGAGAGCCGCCCGGTGAGGGCCCCGATCACCGCGGGCGGCCACACCCGGATCAGGCCGTTCAACACCCGCGACACCTATCCCGAGCAGAACCTCGACAACGACCTCTGTCAGGCCGTCGTGGCCGGCAACACCGTCTACGTCCGGGGCCAGATCGGTCAGGACCTCGACACCAGCGAGTCGGTCGGTATCGGTGACGCCGGGGCCCAGGCCGAGCAGGCGATGGCCAACATCAAGATGCTGCTCGAAGAAGCGGGCAGCCGCATGGAGCATCTCGTCAAACTGACGATCTATCTGGTCGATCCGCGCTACCGCGAGGCCGTCTACCGCACGGTGGGCCGCTGGACCAAGGGTGTGCACCCGATCTCCACCGGCCTGGTGGTGTCCGCACTGGCCCGTGCCGAGTGGCTGTGCGAGATCGACGCCGTCGCGGTGATCCCGGAGGGGGAGCGGTCATGACCTTCTCCCTGGTGGCCCGTGACGGCGAGCGGTTCGGTATCGCCGTCAGCTCGTCGAGCCCAGCGGTCGCGGCGCGTGTCGCCCATCTGAAACCCGGCGTCGGTGCGGCGGCTTCGCAGAACGTCACCGACCCCACCCTCGGCACGAGCCTGCTGACCGGGCTCGCGGAACACGGCGACGCGCGGCGCGCCCTGACCGACGTCACGGGTGCGGCGCGGAACGCGAAGACCATCGGCTACCGGCAGTTGACGGTGCTCGGCCGGTCGGGCCCCGGGTTCGCGTACAGCGGCTCGGGGACGCTGGGCACGTACGCGTCGGCCACCGCGGACGGTGCGGTCGCGGCGGGCAACATGCTGTCCGGCGAGCACATCCCGCAGGTACTCATCGACGCGTACGCGGCGGCCACCGGCGAGCTGGAAGAGCGTCTGATCGCGGGTCTGCGTGCGGCGGTCGCGGCCGGCGGGGAAGAGGGGCCGGTGCACTCAGCGGGGCTGGCCGTCGTCACGGACGTGGACTGGCGGGTGACCGACCTGCGCGTGGACTGGGCCGACGACCCCGTCGACCGGCTCGCCGATCTCCTCGACGTCTGGCTGCCGCAGCGCGACGATTACGTGCGGCGCGGACTCGACCCGCAGGCCGCGCCCTCGTACGGCGTCCTGGGCGACCTGTGATGGGCGCGCCGAAGGCGGCCGCCCGGCGCGAGGTCGACCGTCACGCCGACGAGCTGATCGGTCTCTCCGAGCGGCTGCACGCCGACCCGGAGACGGCCTGGGAGGAGCACCGGGCCGCCGCCGCGGTGCCGGAGCTGCTGGACCGCGCCGGGTTCGAGATCACCTCGTCCTACCTGGGCCTGGAGACGGCGTTCCTGGCACGGTTCGGCAGCGGGCCCACCCGGATCGCGCTGTGCGCCGAGTACGACGCGCTCCCCGGGCTCGGCCACGCGTGCGGGCACAACCTCATCGCGGCGAGCTCCGTCGGCGCCGCGCTCGGCCTGGCCGCTGTCGCCGACGACGTCGGCCTCACCGTGGAGGTCTACGGCACCCCCGCCGAAGAAGGCGGCGGCGGCAAGATCGAGATGCTTGACCGGGGCGCCTTCGCCGGAGTGGACCTCGCCATGATGGTGCACCCGGCGCCGGTCGACGTCGCCGAGGCCCGCCCGTTCGCGGTCACCCACTCCAAGGTCTCCTACACCGGGAAGTCCGCCCACGCCGCGGCCTACCCCGAGGCCGGGGTCAACGCGGCCGACGCCTTCACCGTGGCCCAGGTCGCGATCGGGCTGCTGCGGCAGCAACTGCCGCCATCGGCCCGGGTGCACGGCGTGGTGACCCACGCCGGGGACGCGCCGAACGCCATCCCGGAGCGGGCCGCCGGCCGTTGGTACGTACGGGCGGAGACGCTCGCAGAACTTGCCGAGCTGGAGCCACGCGTCATGCGGGCCTTCGAAGCGGGTGCCCTCGCGACGGGCTGCGAGCTGGTGATCGAGCCGGAGAGCAAGCCGTACGCGGAGTTCCGCACGGACGAGACCGCTCTGGGGCACTACCGGGCGAACGCCCTCGCGCTGGGACGCGAGTTCGCGCCGCCCGGACAGGCGGCGCGGATGAACCGCGCATCCACCGACATGGGCAACGT
This window harbors:
- a CDS encoding LysR substrate-binding domain-containing protein — protein: MFTLTQLSCFVAVAEELHFTRAAERLRMTQPPLSRQIQLLENDLGVRLLDRTNRRVRLTPAGRAFLSEARRIVRQAERATLAVRRVPTGESGAIAVGFTAASAYSALGELLDIARSSLPGVEILLHELVTRDQLEALGEGSLDLGLIRPSAVGNDLTARTAVKEGLVAALPAAHPLAAVDGPIELADFDGQDFLMYSPIEARYFHELLLTTFRAAGVRPVFTQYLSQVHNILALVNTGWGIALVPEAARTMQHQGVVYRLLHLPDQPQPVELDYVWRKNNDNPALEALLPLL
- a CDS encoding L-talarate/galactarate dehydratase, translated to MATTTNTTTHAAHAALAVPSAGEATLDRIAWLRLSSVTLPLATPISDAKVLTGRQKPMTEVAFLFVEIVTEQGHEGIGFSYSKRAGGPGQFAHAREIADVLIGEDPSDIGKIWTKLLWAGASVGRSGLATQAIAAFDVALWDLKAKRAGLPLAKLLGAHRDSVRCYNTSGGFLHTPTAQVLENATSSLDGGIGGIKIKVGHPDGRYDLARLTAVREHIGDDVPLMVDANQQWDRPTAQRMGRAMEEFNLVWIEEPLDAYDAQGHAALAASLDTPVATGEMLASVAEHVELIRHNAADVIQPDAPRIGGITQFLKLAALTEHHQLQLAPHFAMEIHLHLAAAYPIEPWVEHFDWLEPLFNERLEIRDGRMYVSARPGLGFTLSDQARAWTVDDHEAGARPCA
- a CDS encoding LCP family protein, producing MAYESGNAIPGPAGDGPPGRRRPRRRALRITAWAALGVLAVGGGGAAYLWSHLNGNVKGVDINAALGHDRPSDAHNGAMNILLLGSDSRAGTHGEYGKGISGARSDTTMVLHVDKTHKKASVVSIPRDTMVDRPACPKPHGGTVPGAHQAMFNESYEVGGPGCTVKTVEKMSGVRMDHYVEVDFNGFKKLIDQLGGVNITTSQAIDDSDSHLNLSAGKHTLKGEQALSLVRTRHGVGDGSDLGRIQLQQAFIKALTEKVDNIGLLGNPAKLYDLADTATRTVSADSGLASANKLLGLAKDLKGISPKNMNMVTMPVTYDRQAPDRVLPLTKASQQVWKALRDDKPIPKSAVQNSVGDKGKSPVTASA
- a CDS encoding flavin-containing monooxygenase — encoded protein: MPSEETEVVVVGAGQAGVAMSEHLGACGIPHIVLERNRIAERWRSERWDSLVANGPAWHDRFPGLEFADVDPDAFASKDQVADYFTAYAEKIGAPVRCGVEVNSVRKHTGRPGFRVETSEGSVGARFVVAATGPFQRPVIPPIVPDGTVPVQIHSSGYRNPEQLPDGAVLVVGAGSSGVQIADELRQAGRRVFLSVGPHDRPPREYRGRDFCWWLGVLGLWDAETPPQGAEHVTIAVSGARGGHTVDFRALAGTGIELVGLTASCDDGVLRFAPDLATNIAVGDAKYLALLQAADAYVERNGLDLPEEPEAHVLGPDPECVTDPLLELRLAEAGVTSIVWATGFATDYSWLDVDAFDENGRPDQRRGVSSEPGVYFVGLPWLSRRGSSFIWGVWHDARYIADHIATQRGYLAYTTTDRTGAVPATQQN
- a CDS encoding RidA family protein, giving the protein MTSTSESRPVRAPITAGGHTRIRPFNTRDTYPEQNLDNDLCQAVVAGNTVYVRGQIGQDLDTSESVGIGDAGAQAEQAMANIKMLLEEAGSRMEHLVKLTIYLVDPRYREAVYRTVGRWTKGVHPISTGLVVSALARAEWLCEIDAVAVIPEGERS
- a CDS encoding DUF1028 domain-containing protein, with the translated sequence MTFSLVARDGERFGIAVSSSSPAVAARVAHLKPGVGAAASQNVTDPTLGTSLLTGLAEHGDARRALTDVTGAARNAKTIGYRQLTVLGRSGPGFAYSGSGTLGTYASATADGAVAAGNMLSGEHIPQVLIDAYAAATGELEERLIAGLRAAVAAGGEEGPVHSAGLAVVTDVDWRVTDLRVDWADDPVDRLADLLDVWLPQRDDYVRRGLDPQAAPSYGVLGDL
- a CDS encoding M20 family metallopeptidase, translating into MGAPKAAARREVDRHADELIGLSERLHADPETAWEEHRAAAAVPELLDRAGFEITSSYLGLETAFLARFGSGPTRIALCAEYDALPGLGHACGHNLIAASSVGAALGLAAVADDVGLTVEVYGTPAEEGGGGKIEMLDRGAFAGVDLAMMVHPAPVDVAEARPFAVTHSKVSYTGKSAHAAAYPEAGVNAADAFTVAQVAIGLLRQQLPPSARVHGVVTHAGDAPNAIPERAAGRWYVRAETLAELAELEPRVMRAFEAGALATGCELVIEPESKPYAEFRTDETALGHYRANALALGREFAPPGQAARMNRASTDMGNVSQVVPAIHPYIGIGSLPATNHQHEFAAFCVGGQAQRALLDAATALAWTGLDRSGTAVGPVA